The Calothrix sp. PCC 7507 DNA segment GTGAATTCGATGACTGCATATCCCAAAAGCATCCCATTTAGCAAACTAGCTAATTTTTCTGCAGGTAGATATGTATTTAGGTGTCCTTGCTCGATCACAGTGGCTAAATACTCTGCCACATAACGGTTAGCCTCCGTTAAACCCCTACCTAACGCCCGGCGATTTTCTGTCGGATATTGGTCAGCTTCTCCCACTACTGACCGCACAAATTCTGGTACTTGTTCTAATGCATGTAAGCTTTGACTTGCATAGTCTTTTAAAGCTTGGTAAACACTACCTGGAGGATTCGCCCGTCTCACTAGAGACTCCCCTAAATTTTTAAAGGCTGCGGATTCTTCTAGTACCGCTAGCAGTAATCCATGTTTATTACCAAAATGCCGGAATAGTGTAACTTCATTAACCTCTGCTTGGTCTGCAATTTGGCGGGTTGTAGTGCCGCTAACTCCCTGAGCGGTAAACAATTCAAGTGCTGCTTGAATTAAACGTTGACGGGCTGAGTAGGGTTGAGACGACATAAAAAAGAATAATGCAAGTGGCACTTGCATCGAAAGTGCAGAGTTGCTAGCATAGCAAATGTAAGTGATACTTGCTCTATTTTAACTGTAACGACTAAGAGTAGAGAAACAAGCAAATCACTTCGTGATCCATCAACGGGAATTGTTATGACCGCAAAATTTATGGCGTCCGCCCCTGAGACAGGAAATTCACCTCGCCTCAGTTGGACAAATGTAGTATTTTTTACTACATTTCACGCCTTAGCTCTATTGGCTCCCTGGTTTTTCTCCTGGACTGCATTAGGTTTACTGGTGTTTCTCCACTGGTTATTTGGGAGTATTGGTATCTGCCTAGGATATCACCGTTTACTGAGTCATCGGAGTTTCCAGGTATCCAAAGGGGTAGAATATGCGATCGCCTTCATCGGCGCACTGGCTCTCCAAGGGGGGCCGATTTTCTGGGTAGGTGGACACCGCCAGCACCACGCCCACACTGAAGATATCGATCTAGATCCCTACTCAGCCCAGCGAGGTTTTTGGTGGAGTCACATGTTATGGATTTTCTATCCTCGTTCCCAGTTCTTCGATTATGACACCTATCAAAAATATGCTCCTGACCTAGCGCGACAACCATATTATCGCTGGCTCGATCGCTATTTTATCCTCCTGCAAATACCCTTGGGTCTGCTATTGTATGCTTTAGGTGGCTGGTCTTTTGTCATCTACGGTATTTTCGTCAGAGCAGTCTTGCTTTGGCACTCAACTTGGTTCGTCAACTCTGCGACACACAAGTGGGGCTATCGCTCCTTTAACGCCAATGATGGCTCTCGTAATCTTTGGTGGGTATCCATCGTTACCTACGGTGAAGGATGGCACAATAACCATCATACTTATCCCCACGTAGCCAAAGCTGGCTTTTCTTGGTGGGAAGTTGATGTCACTTGGTGGAGCATTAAAGCTTTGAAGACTTTGGGTTTAGCCAAAAAGGTTGTCATGCCACCCTCTTGAAGTCTGAAGTCTAAAGTATGAAGTATAAAACTACCCTACTCATAAATTTTTTTTCATCTTTCATACTTTTTGAGTGAATTTGCTAGGCCGACAGCACCAGCCGCAGTCGGCTTACCAATTTTTACTTCTATGTGGCGAATGAACGATTTTCTGATACTGCTTTTTATGCGATCGCTCTGATTTTAGCTCAGTTTGCAAAACTCCTCACTCATCATCAAAAGGATTTTCTAACTTTAATTCTGTAATACACTGAAAATCATGAACATTGCGAGTTATCACAACTGCTTCTTGACATAGCGCCGTCGCAGCAATTATCGCATCCGGCAGCTTGATTTTATGTTTTCGTTTTAAAGCAATTGTCTGATTCTCAACTTTCCTAGAAATCGCAATCGAATCAAACTGACTTAATAAATTTTCTATCACCTCTGTCTCATCATCAGACAAACCAGAAAAACAAAGTAATTCAATCCTGATAATCGGCGATATCACGACGTAATTATTATTGAGAAAAGCATCTGAGAATAATTCAGAAACCGTCTCATCTCCCGCCAAATAGTAAATAAAAATATTTGTATCGTAGAGATACTTCATTCCCATTCCCCACGCACAGCGTCCAGATGAGCTAACATTGCCTCTTTCTGATTCTGAAGAATTCCCTTAGCTTTAGCAACCTTTCCATAATCTTTTTGCCATGACGCTAAAACTGACTCCGGTAAATCCAGTGTGATCGAGTCTTCATCTTCCGAAACGAGATAACGCTTAGAAATATTCACCAACGGCATAATCACAACTCCTAATGTTGACTTTATAAAATCATTATTACCTGAAGCTCTGCCTCTCAAGCCAAAAAATATGCGATCGCTTTATCGTCCCAGATTGGAGTTTCCCATAGAGCCAAAAACCTACAACCGCTGGGATATCTTGACTCAACCCACACCTATAATGGTAATTTGGGAAACTGTGACTGTAACTTTTCATTTTCCCAAATCTCAGGAAATATTAGCCAATGCCATACCTAACTTCTCCCAGCGAAATCCGTCACATTATCGCTGAATATACCAAAGCTAGAACCCTGTGGCTAGATACAGAAGTGGCTGACTACAAAAGTCGCCGTCCCCGACTATCGCTAATTCAGGTATTAGATAATCCCCAAGATATGAGTGGCGATCGCGTTTATCTTTTAGATGTTTTGGATCAGCCTGATGTGGTAGCGGAATTTGTTGAGCAAATTATGGTGAATCCTCTTATTGAAAAAGTATTCCATAACGCTAGTTATGATGTCAAATTTCTCGGCAGTAAACAAGTTAAAAATATCACTTGCACTTTAGAGATAGCTAAAAAAATTCCCTACTATCTCTTGCCATTACCTAACTATCAACTCAAAACCTTAGCTACAGTGCTATGCGATTTTAATAATATCGATAAACAAGAACAAAACAGCGACTGGGGAAAACGTCCCCTAACCGAAGAACAAATAGATTATGCTTATCTAGACTGTATATATCTTGCTCAAGTACACTCGCAATTATTAGAATTGCAACTCAAAGCTAACCCCGATCCGGCAACAGAAAATTTAACTGTACTCGGTACAAGATACTCACAACTTGAGCAGCAGTCGAAAATATTACAATCAGAATTTGAGCATCTGCAAGAGCGAGTCAAAAAAGCTATGCAGATTCAAAATGTATCTGAGACATCTTACTGCCAGCTAACTAGTTACGAACGTAAAACAGTGAAAGTGGCCTTTGCTGAATTAGCAAGACTCGTGGAAAGTGAAGGTATTAATTTAGATTTCCCCCTGACGCTGACTCAGAAGTTGCAAAAAGATTTAGGAAAAAATTTAGAACAATTGTCTGTGGATATTGAAGAAACTACTGCTTGGCGATTAACTGCCAAAAATCAGGAGAGTGATTTTGAAGATGAGTAAATTGTTTATATTGAACTACAAACTAATTTAGATTGTTGTAATAGAAGCAAACTTCAGCTTAATAAAGATTTTGCTAAAAAACATTAAAATACTAATTTCCGGGAATTTAAAACCTATAATAAAGACGGTAAAGCTAGATGCTCTTTGCCTAGAAGATAATTTCTAGGAGATGGGAAAGCGAATAGCGAAATCAAGAACAATGAAAGTTTTTATACTTTATATTCTTGATACTTAACACCTAATCCTATAGATGACCGTTAATAAAACCTAAGAGATACGAGGCAAGCATGTGAATTGACTGAGGATCTCTGGGAAAAGTTAG contains these protein-coding regions:
- a CDS encoding fatty acid desaturase, which encodes MTAKFMASAPETGNSPRLSWTNVVFFTTFHALALLAPWFFSWTALGLLVFLHWLFGSIGICLGYHRLLSHRSFQVSKGVEYAIAFIGALALQGGPIFWVGGHRQHHAHTEDIDLDPYSAQRGFWWSHMLWIFYPRSQFFDYDTYQKYAPDLARQPYYRWLDRYFILLQIPLGLLLYALGGWSFVIYGIFVRAVLLWHSTWFVNSATHKWGYRSFNANDGSRNLWWVSIVTYGEGWHNNHHTYPHVAKAGFSWWEVDVTWWSIKALKTLGLAKKVVMPPS
- a CDS encoding type II toxin-antitoxin system VapC family toxin, translated to MKYLYDTNIFIYYLAGDETVSELFSDAFLNNNYVVISPIIRIELLCFSGLSDDETEVIENLLSQFDSIAISRKVENQTIALKRKHKIKLPDAIIAATALCQEAVVITRNVHDFQCITELKLENPFDDE
- a CDS encoding 3'-5' exonuclease encodes the protein MPYLTSPSEIRHIIAEYTKARTLWLDTEVADYKSRRPRLSLIQVLDNPQDMSGDRVYLLDVLDQPDVVAEFVEQIMVNPLIEKVFHNASYDVKFLGSKQVKNITCTLEIAKKIPYYLLPLPNYQLKTLATVLCDFNNIDKQEQNSDWGKRPLTEEQIDYAYLDCIYLAQVHSQLLELQLKANPDPATENLTVLGTRYSQLEQQSKILQSEFEHLQERVKKAMQIQNVSETSYCQLTSYERKTVKVAFAELARLVESEGINLDFPLTLTQKLQKDLGKNLEQLSVDIEETTAWRLTAKNQESDFEDE